ATTGTTAGATGTGCACCTGCAGATCAAAAACAAACCAATAAAGACGAGCTGTACCATCATATTGCTCCTACAGTCACTCTATCCTTTCAAGATAGCTTGGAAAAAGAATTTAGATATTATGGCTCGTTTACTTAATAGAGAAAATGAAGCTATGACTTTTTTGGAAACGTATCACACAAAAGTAGAGATGGTTAAGAAACAGATAAAACATAAAGTTGGTAGTGGCAATATTCTTATACTGGGGATAGGAGAAGGTGCAATTTGTGTATATGGACAACGAAATCTTGGCAGTGTTCTATACAACGATTTACACATCTCAAAACCTGCAGGAGTGGAGCAGATCTATCATGTGAAAGAAATCTCCCTTTCCGACTTATGTATGATGAATCCAGACCATATCTTGTTAACCATCTATCGAAACAAAAATAGACTACCAAGTAAACAAGCTATACGTAACCAAATAGTACACGTACAGCAAAGTCCAGAGTGGAACGCACTCAAAGCTGTCCAACAGGACAAGATCTATTCAATTCTTGACACAAATCACTTATACACCAGCTATAACTCCTTCTCACAACATTTATTTCTGAATAAAATGCAGCAGTTATTAACTGAGAGAATCTAATAATAGTCTTAAATGTTCAACAACATCACGCAAATGTCCATGTTCAACATTTACCTACTCACGAATAATAAACGGATAAGCTCTATTCAGAAATTTTTCGTGTAGGAAGGTGAACCATGGCCGTTAACGAGTTACAGATGGAAGAATTAAAGCCTTTTGGCATTTTCACTTGGGAAGAAGCAATAAAAGAACAAGGAACACCCGCCATTAATCTATTAAACGACGATCAATGTCGTTCTTTTCTTACTCAATATATGCATGAAATTAATGCCCCTAACTTACGAGTTACTGCATCATTATTTATGAAACAATATGCACGAATTACCATTGCAGCGGCGCTTTATCAAATAAGCTTAAACAATGCATTTGTATCCTTACCAATTGAAAGCTGCCTGTTTGGTAAAGACCGTAAGCTACATATTAAACAAAACGCATGTGACTGGAACGAATGGGAAGCAGATAACCGCAAAGCCTGGCTGCACAGCGTCCTGCACCCCATGTTTGCTCGGCACTTAACACCCATGATCGTCATGCTGCAGCGAACGTCTAAGCTCTCATCCAAAATCCTTTGGGAAAATGCAGCCGTGCGAATCAATTCTTTTTATCGTCAGTTACTTAAAGAAGAGCTTAGCCAAACCCAATCCGATCACGTTATAGCGGATTTTAATTTCCTAAAAGAAGCAAGCGGAGACCTCTTTCAATTAAAAGAGAATCCACTAGCTCCCTTCTTACATCTAGATACTGAGACCTGTACACGCCGTACCTGCTGTATGTATTATTTAATGGATAAAAATGAATACTGTGGTGTTTGTCCGCTGACCAAAAACCCTTCCTCTTAAAATGAGGAAGGGTTTTTAGCTACATTTTCACTTGTTCATTTCATAACTAGATATCTCAATCAAATTCCCATCAGGATCTCTAATATAAACAGAAAGAATAGGACCTAATGCACCTGTTCTTTTAACAGGACCCAAATAATCGCTACACCATTTTGTTTCAACATTTCAATCAAACTAGATTCACTTTCATTTGTAATGAAACACATATCACTTGAACCAGATAATGGACTTTTGGCTTTTGGATCAATCTCTTGACCAGCTTGATGAAAATTAATCTTCTGCTGTCCAAATTTTGCAGCCTTTCTTCCTTCTCCAAAGGTTTCAATCTCCATACCTAGCACATCTTGATAAAACGCACATGATACCTCAATACTCTTTACTGTTAAAACAAAATGATCCAAACGTAAGATCTTCAAATCGTTCACTCCAATCTATTCACACTTGTTTCGCATCAAAAAGCCTTTGTATTTTCTTTGCGAAGTTTTGGACTGGTCGATGAGGATACCGTTTCAGTAAATCAATTACCTCTTGGATAGACACTTGGTTTAGCCCTTCTTCATCTAAGCGCAGATCGACAATATGATAAAGTGTTACAGCGGCATCCTGCACAATATACTCATCTTCTTTTACAGCAACCTTTTTTAACTGAGTAAGAAGCCAGTTTGTATCACTGTCTGTGTTAATAAAATAAGACAGGGCAGAACTGATTTTACCTATGTTATTTCTAGAAAACACCTTATTACCTTCTTCGTATGTATATTCGATCTGTTCCTCTTCAGATGTATAATCCTGATCAGAGTCAGTTTCACGGTATAGCTTCGTCAGGAATTCATTAAAGGACTCTGCAATGGTTGCTTCAAATTCTAAATCGACATCGATTAAGACAACACACGGATCAATCTTATTCTGCCTATAATCTAAGGCTATCCAAACTGAACCATTACCACTTAGTAAAACAATCTTCTTAGGTAATTCCCACTCATTTATTAAATATGACGATTGTAATACGCCTTCTTCTTGATCTACGCTCAATCCGAATAAGTGTTCAATTGTTAAGCTTTCGTCCTCAGATTCATACGCAAATGGAAATTTGTCAAAATGTAAATAGCCTCCGTTTTGTACTTTTAGAAGTTGAAGATACGCTTTAGGAAAACGGACATTTAACTGCTTTTCTACTTCTTGTACAATTGAATCGGTTAATGGCGAAAGTTCATACTCATCAAATAGATCTGAAGTCCAATATGTTTGTTTCATTTGTCTTCTCCCTTTTTAAAATGAACCGTACCCGTTCTGTTTGCCGAGCTCCCCCTACATCGAATACCCTGTCGACTGAAAAAAGAACTGCGATTGTTGATAATTATACGTAACCCTAGAAAAATCAAATGGTTGAGCATTATTCAAATGAAATATCGTCTCTACAAATAATTTAGGTTCACCCTCTTGTAACCCCAAATACTCTGCTTCTACTTTGGTTAGCGAATTCACATGAAGATACATATCAGAGAACCCAATTTTGTGCCCAAGGGCTTCGCTGATGTAGTCAAAAATTGAATTGGTTGCAATTTCGTTATTCAAATAGGTCACAATTGACTTGTTGTAATAGGATTCCTCTAAGCAGAGCGTTTGCCCGTTGATATAACGAACACGTTTGACGTAATAGACATCCTCATCAAGATCAATATTAAGACTCTCTGCTGCTTCCTGCGTTGGCTTTCTAATGTCCAGTTCGATTACTTTCGCAGTAATCTTATCATCTCGAAGCTCCCCACTAAATCCTTGGTTCGTGAAACGAATATAGCCTTTACGCTTTTGTTTCCTTACAAAAATGCCACTTCCCCTTACTTGATAGACTAATCCCTTTTTCTCCAATAAGCTAATTGCTTTAATAACAGTACTTTTGCTCGCTTGATATTGCCCCATTAACGTTTCAAGTACCGGAAGCTTACTTCCTTGCTCAAGCTCATTTTGACTAATATTCTTTTCTAATTCCTTTGCAATTTCCTCATACTTTAGCATAGACAGTCCTCTTTTTGCTTTTTTGTTCTTGTCCCTAAATCATACCATATAGCCATAGATCAAACATTATTAGGTTATTGATAAATTATAACGGTACAATTATAATGTAAGTGTATAATCAATCATAATTAGGGGGTCTATAGATGAAACAATTACCTAAGGATTTTCTTTGGGGCGGCGCTTTAGCTGCACACCAATTTGAGGGTGGATGGAATCAAGGTGGAAAAGGACCAAGTGTAGTTGATGTGATGACAGCAGGTGCACACGGAGTCCCGAGACGAATTACTGAAACGATTGAAGAGGACGCTTTTTACCCGAACCATGAGGCCATTGATTTTTATCATCGGTATAAAGAGGACGTAGCTCTCTTTGCTGAGATGGGGTTAAAGTGTCTACGTACCTCGATAGGCTGGAGCAGAATTTTTCCTAAAGGTGACGAATCCGAACCAAATGAAGCAGGTATGAAATTCTACGATGATCTTTTTGATGAGTTATTAGCTCATGGCATTGAACCGGTTGTGACGTTGTCTCACTTTGAGATGCCTCTTCATTTAGCTAGAGAATATGGTGGTTTCCGCAATCGTAAAGTGGTTGATTTCTTCGTGAAGTTTGCAGAAGTCTGCTTTGCCCGCTATAAGGATAAAGTAACCTACTGGATGACCTTTAACGAGATTAACAACAAAATGGATGTTGATAATCCGTTGTTCCTTTGGACAAATTCTGGTGTAGCTGTTAAAGAAGGCGAGAATGCTAAAGAAGTTATGTATCAGGCTTGGGCACCATGAATTACTATCAAGTGCATTGGCTGTTGTAAAAGGAAAAGAGATTAACCCTGCCTTCCAAATTGGAGCCATGGTGTCACACGTTCCGATCTACCCGTACTCTTCTAATCCAGATGACATCATGTTAGCGGAAGAATCTATGAGACAGCGATACTTCTTCCCAGATGTACATGTTCGTGGAGCTTACCCAAACTACATACTAAAAGAGTTTGAACGTGAAGGGTACAGCATCCCATTTGAAGAGGGTGATGAGGATATTCTACGTAACGGGACCGTTGATTATTTAGGGTTCAGTTATTACATGTCAACTACAGTTAAAAGTGATGCAAAAGCTGACACAAATAGCATCTTAAACGGCGGACTTCCAAACAGCGTGGACAACCCCTATATCTCTGCAAGTGACTGGGGTTGGACGATTGATCCAGTTGGATTACGATACACTCTAAACCGCTTTTATGATCGCTACCAGATTCCATTATTTATCGTTGAAAATGGCTTTGGTGCAGTGGACCAAGCTGGATGAAGATGGATCGATTCACGATACACAGCGAATTGATTATCTAAAAAATCATATTAAAGAACTTACAAAAGCCGTTACCTATGATGGCGTGGATCTTATGGGGTACACACCTTGGGGGATTATTGACATTGTCTCCTTCACAACAGGTGAAATGAAAAAACGCTATGGTATGATCCATGTTGACCGTGACAACGAGGGAAATGGATCGATGAACCGCTCAAAGAAAGATTCCTTCCACTGGTATAAGAAAGTCATTGAGACAAATGGTGAAGAGATATAAGTTCATGAGAAAAACGCAGGTTGCCCGCTTAGGGTCCTGCGTTTTTTTTACTCTGCCGTATATTTACGAACAGCAGGTAAGATCTTCGTTGCGATGATCTCAATATTTTTCTCAAGCTTTTCTAACGGAACCCCACCAAAGTCCATTTGTGCTACATATCGCTGATGACCAAATACTTCGCGTTGATAAAGGATCTTCTCAATAATTTGCTCAGGACTTCCCACATTCATCACGTTATGTGGATCAGTACCCTGCTCAAACAGAAAGCGTGGGAACCCTTGACCATTGGTACGCTTCATGCCTTCATTGATGTGAGGATAATACTCATCAATCGCCTGTTGAGTCGTCTCTGCTGCATAGAAGAAACCTGCTGTCGCAACTGGTAAAGCTGCCGGATCATGTCCACCTTCTGTTGCAGCCATACGGTACGCATCCACCGTACGTTTAAATGCTTCAACCGGTCCACCCAAATGAGCCAGGAACATCGGAACCCCTGCATAGCCCGCTTTAATAGCACTAGTTGGTGTTCCCCCAACTGCACGCCAGATGGGCAGGCGGCCATTCGTTGGACGTGGAAGAACCTCTGCATTCCGAAGCGGCTTACGGAATTCTCCACTCCAGTTGACTACCTCTTCTTCATTAATCTTACGTAGCAAATCAAACTTCTCTTCAAATAGTTCTTCATAATTGTGTAGGTCATAGCCCAGCAGCTCGTATAAGCCGACACGTGAAGCGCGCCCTGCAACGATCTCTGCACGCCCACCTGACAACAAATCAATTGTAGAAAAATTCTCGTAGACTCGCACAGGGTCTGACGTACTAATAATTGTTGAGCTACTTGCAATCTTAATCTTTTCCGTTGCCTGCGCAATCGCTGATAACACAACCGCATGTGCTTGTGTCGCAAAAAATTCCTGATGACTTTCGCCAACGCTGAAGAAATCAAGACCCGCCTGCTCAGCGAGCTGAGCCAATTTAATAATTTCCTGCAGTCGTTGCTGTACAGGGATTCGCTCACCCGTCCAAGGATTCGCTAAGTGATCCCCCAATGTATATAAACCAAACTCAAACTTGTTAGGATTAATCCGATACTTCTCCATCTAATCACCTCTATCCTTATTATAGAAAGAAAGCTCACCATTTGTAAGTACGCACTTATGAGTGACATTGTATCTAAAAGGATACTGTAAAAAGAGTGTATAAAAGAAAAAAAGCCTGCTGACAGCTTCATTCGTCAGCAAGCCTTCATTTTAATTTCTTTATTCCTTAACCGAGCCTAGTACGATCCCTTTTACAAAATACTTCTGTAAGAAAGGGTAAACCATTATAATTGGCAATGCACCAATAAAGATTTGAGCAGCACGCACGGTTCTTTCAGACATCGCCTTCATCTCATCTGGATTCACGTTCATTTGTGAATAGTCATTCTGTACAATAATGGTTTGTAAAAAAGTCGATAGTGGAAACTTAGATGAATCCGTTAAATAAATCAATCCATCAAACCACGAATTCCATTGACCTACCATCGTAAACAATCCGATCGTTGCAAGAGCTGGCAGTGAGATCGGCAAATAAATACTAAAAAGAATTCTAAAATGACCAGCTCCATCTATTAAAGCGGCTTCCTCCAGAGATTTTGGTACCCCCGTTCGGAAGAAATTCAACATTAGGATAAGATTAAACACGTTTACTGCACCTGGTAGCACCAAAGCCCAAATCGTATTAATTAACCCTAGGTTCTGTACAAGAATATAAGTAGGAATTAATCCTCCATTGAAAAGCATGATGAATACTAAAAAATAGATATAAAACGTTCTCCCTTTAAACTCATGATCTTCTTTAGATAAGGCATAAGCAGCTAAAGTAATGGTTACTAAGCTGACTACTGTACCAAGTACCGTTCTTGAGACTCCATTCCAAAGTGCACGCAAGAAGTTATCGTTCCCTAACGTTTGTTCCCAAGCTGAAATTGTAAAATCTATGGGTAAGAATCGTACTAAATTTGCATTGGTTGAAGCTGGTGCACTAAATGATACAGCTAAAATATGAATCAGAGGAATGATACAAATAATTCCAAGTAAGATTAAAAATCCTGTATTCAATATAGTAAATATTCGATAAGATTTACTCATGTGATTCATACTCATTCCTCCTTAAAAGATACGATAATTTGCGTATTTATAGGCTAGACGATACCCTAGAACGATCAAAATAAAGGCTATAACTGATTTAAAAAGCCCTACAGCAGTCGCATAACTGAAATTTCCTCCCAATAGCCCTTGTCGATAAACATACGTATCAATAATATCGCCTTTATCATAAACCAACGGGTTATATAGATTGAAAATTTGATCAAATCCTGCGTTTAATATGTTCCCTAGAGCGAGAGTAGCAACTACAATAGTAATTGGTAGCAGTGCAGGTAACGTAATGAATAATACTTGTTGAAAACGATTGGCCCCATCCACTACGGCAGCTTCATATAAAGCAGGGTTAATACCTGAAAGTGCTGCCAAAAAAATAATCGCAGAAAACCCAAAGTCCTTCCAAACATCACTTGCAATCACAGTGACACGGAACCAGTCACCATCACCTAGAAAAAAGATAGAGTTTATTCCAAAATAATTAAGAAACTGATTAACTAGTCCTCCATCTACACTTAATAAATCGAGTAAAATACCTCCTAAAATAACCCACGAGAGAAAATGAGGGAGATAAACTAGTGTCTGTATGGATCGTTTAAATGCCGTGACCCTTACTTCATTTAGTAACAATGCAAACGCAATCGGAATAATTAATTGAAAGACAATTTTAAAGCTAGAGATCACTAGTGTATTCCAAATAACCTGCCTACCCTCACTAAACTCAAAGATCTTCCTAAATTGGTCAAAACCTACCCATTCTGACCCTGTAAAGCCGTGCCATGGCTTGTACTCTTGAAAAGCCATTACAATTCCTGCAAGAGGTAAGTAGTTAAAAATAAAGGCAAGAATAATCGCCGGCATTACCAGCACATGTAACGGCCAATTCCGTTTTAAATTCCAAGCACTCTTTTTCCTTTTCTTCTTCTTTTGGTATTTCAATTCATTTTGAGGATTTGTTAATGCGCTCATTAAAACACTCCTTCCATTACCTGTTTCTGAATTCCTGTGGAGT
The nucleotide sequence above comes from Alkalicoccobacillus plakortidis. Encoded proteins:
- a CDS encoding ABC transporter substrate-binding protein codes for the protein MARLLNRENEAMTFLETYHTKVEMVKKQIKHKVGSGNILILGIGEGAICVYGQRNLGSVLYNDLHISKPAGVEQIYHVKEISLSDLCMMNPDHILLTIYRNKNRLPSKQAIRNQIVHVQQSPEWNALKAVQQDKIYSILDTNHLYTSYNSFSQHLFLNKMQQLLTERI
- a CDS encoding IucA/IucC family C-terminal-domain containing protein; translation: MAVNELQMEELKPFGIFTWEEAIKEQGTPAINLLNDDQCRSFLTQYMHEINAPNLRVTASLFMKQYARITIAAALYQISLNNAFVSLPIESCLFGKDRKLHIKQNACDWNEWEADNRKAWLHSVLHPMFARHLTPMIVMLQRTSKLSSKILWENAAVRINSFYRQLLKEELSQTQSDHVIADFNFLKEASGDLFQLKENPLAPFLHLDTETCTRRTCCMYYLMDKNEYCGVCPLTKNPSS
- a CDS encoding SMI1/KNR4 family protein; translation: MKQTYWTSDLFDEYELSPLTDSIVQEVEKQLNVRFPKAYLQLLKVQNGGYLHFDKFPFAYESEDESLTIEHLFGLSVDQEEGVLQSSYLINEWELPKKIVLLSGNGSVWIALDYRQNKIDPCVVLIDVDLEFEATIAESFNEFLTKLYRETDSDQDYTSEEEQIEYTYEEGNKVFSRNNIGKISSALSYFINTDSDTNWLLTQLKKVAVKEDEYIVQDAAVTLYHIVDLRLDEEGLNQVSIQEVIDLLKRYPHRPVQNFAKKIQRLFDAKQV
- a CDS encoding GntR family transcriptional regulator; translated protein: MLKYEEIAKELEKNISQNELEQGSKLPVLETLMGQYQASKSTVIKAISLLEKKGLVYQVRGSGIFVRKQKRKGYIRFTNQGFSGELRDDKITAKVIELDIRKPTQEAAESLNIDLDEDVYYVKRVRYINGQTLCLEESYYNKSIVTYLNNEIATNSIFDYISEALGHKIGFSDMYLHVNSLTKVEAEYLGLQEGEPKLFVETIFHLNNAQPFDFSRVTYNYQQSQFFFQSTGYSM
- a CDS encoding LLM class flavin-dependent oxidoreductase — protein: MEKYRINPNKFEFGLYTLGDHLANPWTGERIPVQQRLQEIIKLAQLAEQAGLDFFSVGESHQEFFATQAHAVVLSAIAQATEKIKIASSSTIISTSDPVRVYENFSTIDLLSGGRAEIVAGRASRVGLYELLGYDLHNYEELFEEKFDLLRKINEEEVVNWSGEFRKPLRNAEVLPRPTNGRLPIWRAVGGTPTSAIKAGYAGVPMFLAHLGGPVEAFKRTVDAYRMAATEGGHDPAALPVATAGFFYAAETTQQAIDEYYPHINEGMKRTNGQGFPRFLFEQGTDPHNVMNVGSPEQIIEKILYQREVFGHQRYVAQMDFGGVPLEKLEKNIEIIATKILPAVRKYTAE
- a CDS encoding carbohydrate ABC transporter permease, yielding MNHMSKSYRIFTILNTGFLILLGIICIIPLIHILAVSFSAPASTNANLVRFLPIDFTISAWEQTLGNDNFLRALWNGVSRTVLGTVVSLVTITLAAYALSKEDHEFKGRTFYIYFLVFIMLFNGGLIPTYILVQNLGLINTIWALVLPGAVNVFNLILMLNFFRTGVPKSLEEAALIDGAGHFRILFSIYLPISLPALATIGLFTMVGQWNSWFDGLIYLTDSSKFPLSTFLQTIIVQNDYSQMNVNPDEMKAMSERTVRAAQIFIGALPIIMVYPFLQKYFVKGIVLGSVKE
- a CDS encoding ABC transporter permease, with the protein product MSALTNPQNELKYQKKKKRKKSAWNLKRNWPLHVLVMPAIILAFIFNYLPLAGIVMAFQEYKPWHGFTGSEWVGFDQFRKIFEFSEGRQVIWNTLVISSFKIVFQLIIPIAFALLLNEVRVTAFKRSIQTLVYLPHFLSWVILGGILLDLLSVDGGLVNQFLNYFGINSIFFLGDGDWFRVTVIASDVWKDFGFSAIIFLAALSGINPALYEAAVVDGANRFQQVLFITLPALLPITIVVATLALGNILNAGFDQIFNLYNPLVYDKGDIIDTYVYRQGLLGGNFSYATAVGLFKSVIAFILIVLGYRLAYKYANYRIF